A genomic segment from Chiroxiphia lanceolata isolate bChiLan1 chromosome 27, bChiLan1.pri, whole genome shotgun sequence encodes:
- the KLHL26 gene encoding kelch-like protein 26 isoform X2 — protein MAESGGAEFGAERPSSMADKNSTLKCTFSAPGHSTTLLQGLASLRAQAQLLDVILTINNEVFQVHKVVLAACSDYFRAMFTGGMREASQDVIELKGVSAKGLKHIIDFAYSAEVTLDLDCIQDVLGAAVFLQMVPVVELCEEFLKSAMSVETCLNIGQMATTFSLSSLKESVDAFTFRHFLQISEEEDFLHLPLERLVFFLQSNKLKSCSEIDLFRAAVRWLQHDPARRASASRVLCHIRFPLMKSSELVDSVQTLDIMVEDVLCRQYLLEAFNYQILPFRQHEMQSPRTAIRSDVLSLVTFGGTPYTDNDRTVSAKVYCLPDAGGRQFKELTEMEVGSSHSCVAVLDNFVYLVGGQQLQYRSGEGAVDVSYRYDPHLNRWLRIQAMQESRIQFQLNVLRGMVYATGGRNRSGSLASVEKYCPKDNEWTYVCSLKRRTWGHAGATVGDRLYISGGYGISVEDKKALHCYDPAADQWEFKTPMNEPRVLHAMVSANGRIYALGGRMDHVDRCFDVLAVEYYVPETDQWTTVSPMRAGQSEAGCCLLEKKIYIVGGYNWHLNNVTSIVQVYNTETDEWERDLHFPESFAGIACAPVILPQAPSQR, from the exons CATGGCTGACAAGAACAGCACCCTGAAATGCACGTTCTCTGCTCCTGGCCACAGCACCACTCTGCTGCAGGGACTGGCCTCGCTCCGAGCTCAGGCTCAGCTGCTTGATGTCATCCTCACTATAAATAATGAAGTGTTTCAGGTTCATAAAGTTGTCTTGGCTGCCTGCAGTGACTATTTCAG GGCAATGTTCACGGGCGGGATGAGAGAGGCCAGCCAGGATGTGATCGAGCTGAAAGGTGTGTCTGCAAAGGGCCTGAAGCACATCATAGACTTCGCCTACAGCGCCGAAGTGACTCTGGATCTCGACTGCATCCAGGACGTGCTGGGAGCCGCCGTCTTCCTCCAGATGGTGCCCGTCGTGGAGCTCTGCGAGGAGTTCCTGAAGTCCGCCATGAGCGTGGAGACGTGCCTCAACATCGGCCAGATGGCCACcaccttcagcctctcctccctgaAGGAATCCGTGGACGCCTTCACTTTCAGGCACTTCCTGCAGATCTCCGAGGAGGAGGATTTCCTCCACCTGCCCCTGGAGCGCCTGGTGTTCTTCCTGCAGAGCAACaagctgaagagctgcagcGAGATCGACCTGTTCCGCGCCGCCGTGCGCTGGCTGCAGCACGACCCCGCGCGCCGCGCCAGCGCCAGCCGCGTCCTGTGCCACATCCGCTTCCCGCTCATGAAGTCCTCGGAGCTGGTGGACAGCGTGCAGACCCTGGACATCATGGTGGAGGACGTCCTGTGCCGCCAGTACCTGCTGGAGGCCTTCAACTACCAGATCCTGCCCTTCCGGCAGCATGAGATGCAGTCCCCGCGCACGGCCATCCGCTCCGACGTGCTGTCCCTCGTCACCTTCGGCGGGACGCCCTACACGGACAACGACCGCACCGTCAGCGCCAAGGTCTACTGCCTGCCCGACGCGGGCGGCCGCCAGTTCAAGGAGCTCACGGAGATGGAGGTGGGCAGCAGCCACTCCTGCGTGGCCGTGCTGGACAACTTCGTCTACCTGGTGGgcgggcagcagctgcagtaCCGCAGCGGGGAGGGGGCCGTGGACGTCTCCTACCGCTACGACCCGCACCTCAACCGGTGGCTGCGCATCCAGGCCATGCAGGAGAGCAGGATCCAGTTCCAGCTCAACGTCCTGCGCGGCATGGTGTACGCCACGGGCGGCAGGAACCGCTCGGGGAGCTTGGCCTCCGTGGAGAAGTACTGCCCCAAGGACAACGAGTGGACCTACGTGTGCTCCCTGAAGCGCAGGACGTGGGGCCACGCCGGGGCCACGGTGGGGGACAGGCTGTACATCTCGGGGGGTTACGGGATCTCCGTGGAGGACAAGAAGGCCCTGCACTGCTACGACCCCGCCGCCGACCAGTGGGAGTTCAAGACGCCCATGAACGAGCCCAGGGTGCTGCACGCCATGGTCAGCGCCAACGGCCGGATTTACGCCCTGGGCGGGCGCATGGACCACGTGGACCGTTGCTTCGACGTGCTGGCCGTGGAGTATTACGTGCCCGAGACCGACCAGTGGACCACGGTGAGCCCCATGCGCGCCGGGCAGTCGGAGGCcggctgctgcctgctggagaAGAAGATCTACATCGTGGGGGGTTACAACTGGCACCTGAACAACGTCACCAGCATCGTGCAGGTCTACAACACCGAGACCGACGAGTGGGAGAGGGACTTGCACTTCCCGGAGTCCTTCGCCGGGATCGCCTGCGCTCCCGTCATCCTGCCGCAGGCACCGAGCCAGAGGTGA
- the KLHL26 gene encoding kelch-like protein 26 isoform X3 has protein sequence MAESGGAEFGAERPSRAMFTGGMREASQDVIELKGVSAKGLKHIIDFAYSAEVTLDLDCIQDVLGAAVFLQMVPVVELCEEFLKSAMSVETCLNIGQMATTFSLSSLKESVDAFTFRHFLQISEEEDFLHLPLERLVFFLQSNKLKSCSEIDLFRAAVRWLQHDPARRASASRVLCHIRFPLMKSSELVDSVQTLDIMVEDVLCRQYLLEAFNYQILPFRQHEMQSPRTAIRSDVLSLVTFGGTPYTDNDRTVSAKVYCLPDAGGRQFKELTEMEVGSSHSCVAVLDNFVYLVGGQQLQYRSGEGAVDVSYRYDPHLNRWLRIQAMQESRIQFQLNVLRGMVYATGGRNRSGSLASVEKYCPKDNEWTYVCSLKRRTWGHAGATVGDRLYISGGYGISVEDKKALHCYDPAADQWEFKTPMNEPRVLHAMVSANGRIYALGGRMDHVDRCFDVLAVEYYVPETDQWTTVSPMRAGQSEAGCCLLEKKIYIVGGYNWHLNNVTSIVQVYNTETDEWERDLHFPESFAGIACAPVILPQAPSQR, from the coding sequence GGCAATGTTCACGGGCGGGATGAGAGAGGCCAGCCAGGATGTGATCGAGCTGAAAGGTGTGTCTGCAAAGGGCCTGAAGCACATCATAGACTTCGCCTACAGCGCCGAAGTGACTCTGGATCTCGACTGCATCCAGGACGTGCTGGGAGCCGCCGTCTTCCTCCAGATGGTGCCCGTCGTGGAGCTCTGCGAGGAGTTCCTGAAGTCCGCCATGAGCGTGGAGACGTGCCTCAACATCGGCCAGATGGCCACcaccttcagcctctcctccctgaAGGAATCCGTGGACGCCTTCACTTTCAGGCACTTCCTGCAGATCTCCGAGGAGGAGGATTTCCTCCACCTGCCCCTGGAGCGCCTGGTGTTCTTCCTGCAGAGCAACaagctgaagagctgcagcGAGATCGACCTGTTCCGCGCCGCCGTGCGCTGGCTGCAGCACGACCCCGCGCGCCGCGCCAGCGCCAGCCGCGTCCTGTGCCACATCCGCTTCCCGCTCATGAAGTCCTCGGAGCTGGTGGACAGCGTGCAGACCCTGGACATCATGGTGGAGGACGTCCTGTGCCGCCAGTACCTGCTGGAGGCCTTCAACTACCAGATCCTGCCCTTCCGGCAGCATGAGATGCAGTCCCCGCGCACGGCCATCCGCTCCGACGTGCTGTCCCTCGTCACCTTCGGCGGGACGCCCTACACGGACAACGACCGCACCGTCAGCGCCAAGGTCTACTGCCTGCCCGACGCGGGCGGCCGCCAGTTCAAGGAGCTCACGGAGATGGAGGTGGGCAGCAGCCACTCCTGCGTGGCCGTGCTGGACAACTTCGTCTACCTGGTGGgcgggcagcagctgcagtaCCGCAGCGGGGAGGGGGCCGTGGACGTCTCCTACCGCTACGACCCGCACCTCAACCGGTGGCTGCGCATCCAGGCCATGCAGGAGAGCAGGATCCAGTTCCAGCTCAACGTCCTGCGCGGCATGGTGTACGCCACGGGCGGCAGGAACCGCTCGGGGAGCTTGGCCTCCGTGGAGAAGTACTGCCCCAAGGACAACGAGTGGACCTACGTGTGCTCCCTGAAGCGCAGGACGTGGGGCCACGCCGGGGCCACGGTGGGGGACAGGCTGTACATCTCGGGGGGTTACGGGATCTCCGTGGAGGACAAGAAGGCCCTGCACTGCTACGACCCCGCCGCCGACCAGTGGGAGTTCAAGACGCCCATGAACGAGCCCAGGGTGCTGCACGCCATGGTCAGCGCCAACGGCCGGATTTACGCCCTGGGCGGGCGCATGGACCACGTGGACCGTTGCTTCGACGTGCTGGCCGTGGAGTATTACGTGCCCGAGACCGACCAGTGGACCACGGTGAGCCCCATGCGCGCCGGGCAGTCGGAGGCcggctgctgcctgctggagaAGAAGATCTACATCGTGGGGGGTTACAACTGGCACCTGAACAACGTCACCAGCATCGTGCAGGTCTACAACACCGAGACCGACGAGTGGGAGAGGGACTTGCACTTCCCGGAGTCCTTCGCCGGGATCGCCTGCGCTCCCGTCATCCTGCCGCAGGCACCGAGCCAGAGGTGA
- the KLHL26 gene encoding kelch-like protein 26 isoform X1, with protein MNPRICLGGSHLSNLEQSGFAPCLVLCVQREQNFLAGGGCFLLSPAADQSSRQESERSLTRCGSAPSKLFPLSPWEEPEWTDNSWLTDMADKNSTLKCTFSAPGHSTTLLQGLASLRAQAQLLDVILTINNEVFQVHKVVLAACSDYFRAMFTGGMREASQDVIELKGVSAKGLKHIIDFAYSAEVTLDLDCIQDVLGAAVFLQMVPVVELCEEFLKSAMSVETCLNIGQMATTFSLSSLKESVDAFTFRHFLQISEEEDFLHLPLERLVFFLQSNKLKSCSEIDLFRAAVRWLQHDPARRASASRVLCHIRFPLMKSSELVDSVQTLDIMVEDVLCRQYLLEAFNYQILPFRQHEMQSPRTAIRSDVLSLVTFGGTPYTDNDRTVSAKVYCLPDAGGRQFKELTEMEVGSSHSCVAVLDNFVYLVGGQQLQYRSGEGAVDVSYRYDPHLNRWLRIQAMQESRIQFQLNVLRGMVYATGGRNRSGSLASVEKYCPKDNEWTYVCSLKRRTWGHAGATVGDRLYISGGYGISVEDKKALHCYDPAADQWEFKTPMNEPRVLHAMVSANGRIYALGGRMDHVDRCFDVLAVEYYVPETDQWTTVSPMRAGQSEAGCCLLEKKIYIVGGYNWHLNNVTSIVQVYNTETDEWERDLHFPESFAGIACAPVILPQAPSQR; from the exons ATGAATCCCCGGATCTGTCTGGGTGGATCTCACCTGTCCAACCTGGAGCAAAGCGGGTTTGCTCCATGTCTGGTGCTCTGTGTCCAGAGGGAACAAAATTTCCTTGCTGGTGGTGGATGTTTCCTCCTTTCACCTGCAGCAGATCAAAGTTCCAGGCAGGAGAGTGAGAGGAGTTTGACACGGTGCGGATCCGCTCCCTCCAagctcttccctctttctccatGGGAAGAGCCCGAGTGGACAGACAATTCTTGGCTCACAGA CATGGCTGACAAGAACAGCACCCTGAAATGCACGTTCTCTGCTCCTGGCCACAGCACCACTCTGCTGCAGGGACTGGCCTCGCTCCGAGCTCAGGCTCAGCTGCTTGATGTCATCCTCACTATAAATAATGAAGTGTTTCAGGTTCATAAAGTTGTCTTGGCTGCCTGCAGTGACTATTTCAG GGCAATGTTCACGGGCGGGATGAGAGAGGCCAGCCAGGATGTGATCGAGCTGAAAGGTGTGTCTGCAAAGGGCCTGAAGCACATCATAGACTTCGCCTACAGCGCCGAAGTGACTCTGGATCTCGACTGCATCCAGGACGTGCTGGGAGCCGCCGTCTTCCTCCAGATGGTGCCCGTCGTGGAGCTCTGCGAGGAGTTCCTGAAGTCCGCCATGAGCGTGGAGACGTGCCTCAACATCGGCCAGATGGCCACcaccttcagcctctcctccctgaAGGAATCCGTGGACGCCTTCACTTTCAGGCACTTCCTGCAGATCTCCGAGGAGGAGGATTTCCTCCACCTGCCCCTGGAGCGCCTGGTGTTCTTCCTGCAGAGCAACaagctgaagagctgcagcGAGATCGACCTGTTCCGCGCCGCCGTGCGCTGGCTGCAGCACGACCCCGCGCGCCGCGCCAGCGCCAGCCGCGTCCTGTGCCACATCCGCTTCCCGCTCATGAAGTCCTCGGAGCTGGTGGACAGCGTGCAGACCCTGGACATCATGGTGGAGGACGTCCTGTGCCGCCAGTACCTGCTGGAGGCCTTCAACTACCAGATCCTGCCCTTCCGGCAGCATGAGATGCAGTCCCCGCGCACGGCCATCCGCTCCGACGTGCTGTCCCTCGTCACCTTCGGCGGGACGCCCTACACGGACAACGACCGCACCGTCAGCGCCAAGGTCTACTGCCTGCCCGACGCGGGCGGCCGCCAGTTCAAGGAGCTCACGGAGATGGAGGTGGGCAGCAGCCACTCCTGCGTGGCCGTGCTGGACAACTTCGTCTACCTGGTGGgcgggcagcagctgcagtaCCGCAGCGGGGAGGGGGCCGTGGACGTCTCCTACCGCTACGACCCGCACCTCAACCGGTGGCTGCGCATCCAGGCCATGCAGGAGAGCAGGATCCAGTTCCAGCTCAACGTCCTGCGCGGCATGGTGTACGCCACGGGCGGCAGGAACCGCTCGGGGAGCTTGGCCTCCGTGGAGAAGTACTGCCCCAAGGACAACGAGTGGACCTACGTGTGCTCCCTGAAGCGCAGGACGTGGGGCCACGCCGGGGCCACGGTGGGGGACAGGCTGTACATCTCGGGGGGTTACGGGATCTCCGTGGAGGACAAGAAGGCCCTGCACTGCTACGACCCCGCCGCCGACCAGTGGGAGTTCAAGACGCCCATGAACGAGCCCAGGGTGCTGCACGCCATGGTCAGCGCCAACGGCCGGATTTACGCCCTGGGCGGGCGCATGGACCACGTGGACCGTTGCTTCGACGTGCTGGCCGTGGAGTATTACGTGCCCGAGACCGACCAGTGGACCACGGTGAGCCCCATGCGCGCCGGGCAGTCGGAGGCcggctgctgcctgctggagaAGAAGATCTACATCGTGGGGGGTTACAACTGGCACCTGAACAACGTCACCAGCATCGTGCAGGTCTACAACACCGAGACCGACGAGTGGGAGAGGGACTTGCACTTCCCGGAGTCCTTCGCCGGGATCGCCTGCGCTCCCGTCATCCTGCCGCAGGCACCGAGCCAGAGGTGA